TTGAAGCCATCAGTATCTTTTACAAGATAACCACTTATAAAAATGAATAAGAAAAGATAAAAAGGTTTTACTTTTAGAATATCTTTCCATGAATTAAAACGAGGAAAATTAATTTTTTCAATGAAATTATAGCTTAAAAAACCTAATAGAATTGAAAGAGGAATCCCCAACATCCACCAATCTACAATTGCAAAGTAGAATCCAAAAACGACTAATGGCCAATGCCAAACATAAATAGAGTATGACCATTGACCAATTTTATTTGTCATAGCATTATTAAGAATGATATTATTTTGATAGTGACTTAATATAATTAAATATGAACCTAACACTGGGATTAATGCCATATAACCAGGCCATGGCATATTTTTTGAAATAAAGAAATAAGATGAAATAATTAATATTAAACCACAATATTGTAATACAATTCGGTTTATATTGTTCTTGAATGACAATGGATATAAAAAAGCTAATCCACCTAAAAGCATTTCCCATGCCCGACTTGTAAGAACAAAATATGCTGTTTTACTATCTTTATATGTGGCATAGATGCAGTAAATAAAGCTGGCTAAAAATAAAGCCAATATTACCCGTTTGATTTGCATTAAGTTTAAATACTTATTAAGTAAAATGATAATAACAGGAAATAAAATATAGAACTGCCATTCAACGGAAAGTGACCAAGTGTGTAGTAACCATTTCGTGTGTTCTGCTGTATCAAAATATCCTCCACCTCTCGAAAAGAGAATATTTGAAGTGAAATAAGAAGTTTTCTCAATTTGCCGACCTAAATTACTATAATCATTTGGTGCTAAGTAAAACCAACCAAAGATTAGTAAACAAACAGACATAGCTGCTAATACAGGAATAATTCGATTAGCACGTGAATTATAAAATTTAAATAGATTAAAAGAGTTTTTATCTAATTCATTAAAGATAATTGATGTCATCAAAAATCCAGAAATGACAAAGAAAACATCTACTCCTGCAAATCCTCCAGGTAGCCAATTCGGATTAAAGTGAAAAATAACAACAGCTGAAACAGCTATTGCACGAAGTCCATTAATATCGTAGCGAAAATTCATCAGTAAAAAACTATTGTATATTCCATGTGAGATACACTTAGTTTACCTAAAATCGTGCAATATTTTTTCTTATTCGATGGAACAAACAGTTTTTTTAAATATAAATATTAAACTATTAGTCTTTTTTTTGAAAAAAATGAGTAGACAAATTGCTGTTGTTTTATAAATCAGGCTTCTATTATTGAAATGAGAAATTTTAATTGTATTAGCAAGATTGAATAACCTGCCATACTTGGTAAAATAGCTTTTGCTATTCATTGCCGCACCTTTATCTCTATAAACAGATAATCTCCCGTGTAGCGGCCAATCTACGGAAATTTTCAATGCTTGATGTATATTTAACAGATGTTCAAAAAAAGGTTCAGTTCAAAGATTATCCAGGTGAGCATCCTGTTAAATTTATTTTGAATTTTAAAAAGATTTTCCCATCCATTATGGAACTTCTTTTACCTGTTCTTCCTGAGAACGAAAACCTTGAAGAAATGTCTTGGGAATCGACAACGAAAGACTTTGAAACTTTCCAAATGTTTTTGACAGGTTGGGGCGTAATCGAGCTTCGTTTAAATGCGATTGTTCAGTACAAAGACAAAGCATTTGCAGATAACTTAATTAAAAATGCTCAGCAAAAACGTCGTGAATACCAAAAGAAACACATGAAGCTGAGTTCTGTAGAATTAGATTATCTATTTATGCATGATGTTCATGCATCGATCGATGCTGAATTGGTAGAGCTTGGTGAGAAGTTCTATCTGCCAACACTGCGTGATTTATGGAAATCTAAAGTGTCTAACCAAGTGTTAAATGCGAAGTTTTAATCCTGTAAAGATTAAATAAAAAGTCCTCCAAAGTGGAGGGCTTTTTTTATGCTTAAGATCAGCAGCAATGATCTTTAAAAAGATAGTTTGTATAAAAAATGATTAAAAAAGCACGATATATTCAACATTTGCATAAACTTATCTATAAAACTGCATGGCTATTTAAGAGCATTTTTCATAAGGTATATACACCGTAACACTTATATTTGTGCAAGAAATTAAGTTAAGTATTTCTACACAAATAAATGTGAAGGTTCAAATTTTCCCGAAGATATATCCAAGGATTTCCAAGAATGTCGAATCAGTTTTTAGATTTAATAACTAAACGCCGTACAATTTATGCAATTGGTAAGAACGTTGAACAAACGCCAGAATACCTAACTGATTTGATTCAAAACGCGATTAAGCAAAGCCCATCGTCATTTAACTCACAATCATCACGTGCTGTAATTTTGTTTAATACAGAACATGAAAAATTCTGGGGCTTTGTAGCGGATAAACTAAAATCTTATGCAAAAGATGAAGAAGGTGCTGCAAAAACAGCTGCAAAAATGGCAACGTTTGCAGCAGGCGTAGGTACAGTTTTATTCTTTGAAGACCAAGAGGTGATTAAAGGTTTGCAAGAACAATTCCCATCGTATGCTGAGAACTTCCCAATTTGGGGTGAACATTCAACTGCAATTGCGCAATTCGCAACGTGGACAGCATTGCATACTGAAGGTTTAGGCGCATCTTTACAGCATTACAACCCAATTGTAGACGAGCAAGTACATAGCGAATGGAATGTTCCAGCAACTTGGAAATTACGTGCACAGCTTGTATTTGGTTCTGTCGAAGGCGAAGCACGTGCTAAAGACTACATTGCAGACGAAGCGCGTTTCAAAGTATTCAAATAAAAATGATGTTATTCACTGCTTGAGCAACTCAGGCAGTGAATCTTAAAAACAAGATAAAACAACATTTATAACGGCTCAATTTAAGCTAAACTAGCTGCGTTTTATAAAGTTTCTGAGTATTCAATCAATGTCAAAAAACACGCAAAAATTATCTCCATTGCAAGAGCTCATTGCAGAGCAAAAACTTCTATGTGAAGAAGTTGGTTCTGCATATATTGAAGTGAGTGGGGACGATGTCGTTGCAGTTGCCGTGAATACTTTGGAACAAGATCCAATCGTAGGTATTCGTAAACAGCCTGAAGGCGAACAAAATGTCAGTTGGTTCATTTATGGCGGTGAACAGGTTTCAAATGAAGAAGCCTTTGAAACAATGACTGTACGTGAGCTTCAAGATATTATTCCAGACGTGCTTCCATACTTGGCGCTTGAACAAGGTTTCCGCTTTATGATCGATGGTGATGATTATGAAGATGTTTGGAAAGAAGGCGCATAAATGATTTTGTCATGGTCTAAACTAGGTTTAAGCTTGAGTATGTTGATCAGTCTGTCTGTACATGCAGTTCAACTAACACAGGCTGAATATGATCAATTCATTGATGTTCAAACCAAAATTGTCAACGAAACAAAACCTATTTTAGATCAGTCTAATCCAGATACGAGCGCTTCGGCTCAGCGTGAAGCATTTTGCTTACGCTTGAAGGCGTATGAAAATATCAAAGCGACATCCGAAGAAAATATTAACTTAAATATGGCACCGATGATGAAAATCGTGGCGGAAAGCTATTTATCACGACAGCAGGAGAGTTTAACAAATTCAGGTATGACGACTTCTGTATTTTGTGCCAGTGCAAAACAAACTAAATAAAAAGTTATAAATATGAAATTAATAATAAAAGAGTTTATTGCAATTTTATCGGGCTTACATCTGTGTAAATATAGATTTTATAAAGTATTTCTTAATTAATTTTATTAAAAATAGTGTGAGTTAATCAGATATTTAGCCTAAGCAAAAATTATAATTTTTATGAAAATCATTTGATTAATTCCCATTATGACCCAACTTAATCTACAAAAGGAAAGTCATCACGGAATTCTCAAAAATGCTACTTCATTATGATTATCAAGCTCACCCAACTTCAATTGAACCAACCATTGTGTTAATTCATGGATTATTTGGGAGCTTAACCAATTTAGGTATATTGGGTCGGCATTTTGCTCAAACACATTCAGTCATTCAGCTTGATGTGAGAAATCATGGGCAGTCAGGGCATAGTGAAAGCTTAAATTATGAGGCTATGGCAAGTGATGTATTGGAAACATTACAAAGTTTGAATATTGAAAAATTTATTGTGATTGGTCATTCCATGGGTGGAAAAATCGCAATGAAACTTGCTGATCTAGCTCGTGATGCTGTTCAGAAATTGATTGTGCTGGATATGGCACCAGTTCAATATTTGCAAAGGCATCATGACAATATTTTTAAAGCGTTAAAAGCGGTTGCTGAGCAAAAACCAAATTCACGTACTGAGGCAACCGTAATCATGCGTGAATTTATCCAAGAAGATATGGTGATTCAGTTTTTAATGAAATCCTTTAATAAGGGTGAATGGCGATTCAATGTGGATGCCTTATATGAACATTATGATGATATTTTAAATTGGGAAGAGATTTTACCAGTCGACACGCCAGCATTGTTTTTGCGTGGCGGGTTATCGCATTACGTATCTAAACCTGAATATTTTGAGGCAATTCAACGTCAGTTTAAGCAATCTAAAATTGAGGTGATTGAAGGTACGGGACATTGGTTGCATGCAGAGAAACCACAAGATGTTATTCGACATATAGAAGAATTCTTGAAGAACTAGTATCTCTGAATTTTTATGAAAGAGCTATTACAAGCTCTTTTTTTATATCTGTAAAAGATACGTTGGTATTGATGCTCTGTATGAAAAGTTGAGTTGTCTAAGCAACACTTATATAAAGCAAATTATATTTTTGTTATTCCCAAGTAGAAATGTCCTACCTAATAACCAAATAGAAATGTCCTATATGGACATTTCCAAGTCAAGCACAGGATTCAGATTTCGTTGTTCAATCGCTGTTTTCTGTGCTCGTCTACGTGGCATCTTTTGAGAACGATTGCGTTTGTTTTGTTGTTCCAATTGTTCATGCTGTTGTTGAATATGTGCCAGCACAGAACCCAAACGTTTATTCTCAACGATCTCTCGTTGATTGAGCTGACTTAATTTATCGAAGATGCTGTAATTGATTTTTCTTTCCTGATATTCAATGGCTACAGTACCATTTCTTCGGCTGTTTCAATGACAGTCCGATGCAGATCCTTGGGATTAAAGGCCATCTTTGCAAACTTGAGATTGAACCGTACCGGGTTTGTCGGAGAGTCAATATTCTGAGAGACTACCCCGATGACAAAATTAAAATATACCCCTGAAATCAGAGAAAGAGCGGTTCAATTATTGATTGAATCCGAGAAAGATTATCCATCGAATTGGGCTGCAATCACAGCAATTGCTCCTAAAATTGGCTGTACTCCTGAAACACTACGTGCCTGGCATCAAAAGCATTTAGATCAGCAAAATCCTATTAAAGTACAACAGATATCTGATCAAGAAAAAATGAAGCAAATGGAACGTGAAATTAAAGAATTAAAGCGTGCCAATGAAATTCTACGTAAAGCAGCCGCTTTTTTCGCCCAGGCGGAGCTCGACCGCCCACACAAATAATGGTGGATTTCATCCATAACAATAAAGACTTATATGGTGTTGATGCGATTTGTAGGATTTTACCGATCGCAGCTTCAACCTATTACCGAACTTTAGATCTCGCTGACAATCCAGAACATCGAGCGAAACGAGATCTACATGATGAGCATCATGCTGAACAAATTAAACGAATTTGGAAGGAAAGTTTAGGTCGATATGGTGTACGTAAAGTTTGGCAAAAATTGAAACGTGAAGGCTATGTGATTGCACGTTGTACAGTTGCTCGATTGATGCAGAAGCTAGATATACAAGGTGTTTGGCGTGGTAAGAACAAACAAACTACCCGCAACCGAGATGATCAAAAACGAGCAGATGATTTAGTGAAACGTAATTTTAC
This window of the Acinetobacter sp. NCu2D-2 genome carries:
- a CDS encoding acyltransferase family protein — translated: MNFRYDINGLRAIAVSAVVIFHFNPNWLPGGFAGVDVFFVISGFLMTSIIFNELDKNSFNLFKFYNSRANRIIPVLAAMSVCLLIFGWFYLAPNDYSNLGRQIEKTSYFTSNILFSRGGGYFDTAEHTKWLLHTWSLSVEWQFYILFPVIIILLNKYLNLMQIKRVILALFLASFIYCIYATYKDSKTAYFVLTSRAWEMLLGGLAFLYPLSFKNNINRIVLQYCGLILIISSYFFISKNMPWPGYMALIPVLGSYLIILSHYQNNIILNNAMTNKIGQWSYSIYVWHWPLVVFGFYFAIVDWWMLGIPLSILLGFLSYNFIEKINFPRFNSWKDILKVKPFYLFLFIFISGYLVKDTDGFKNHYSKEVLEIIEPARIDLKQECETSSVNSKLTNCTIGNKTNIKAIIVGDSHASSLLPNLTSKINLHKEGILSISTPGCPFILNAHFNSTYNYCDEVNKIRFDYLSNIKDTPIILVSRYLQRMEGENDPSKENKQIIYFTEKHENKNLKYEYFETNFEKTICGISKQNPVFVVQSIPEQGKNVPQVMAKNLILKVNQDEIGISKIEYEKRSNKINRILESVASKCGAKILSPAKILCKTGTCISNYDGHPLYSDGDHINQYGNKILAPMFDNIIN
- a CDS encoding nitroreductase family protein, whose translation is MSNQFLDLITKRRTIYAIGKNVEQTPEYLTDLIQNAIKQSPSSFNSQSSRAVILFNTEHEKFWGFVADKLKSYAKDEEGAAKTAAKMATFAAGVGTVLFFEDQEVIKGLQEQFPSYAENFPIWGEHSTAIAQFATWTALHTEGLGASLQHYNPIVDEQVHSEWNVPATWKLRAQLVFGSVEGEARAKDYIADEARFKVFK
- a CDS encoding immunity protein Imm33 domain-containing protein; translated protein: MSKNTQKLSPLQELIAEQKLLCEEVGSAYIEVSGDDVVAVAVNTLEQDPIVGIRKQPEGEQNVSWFIYGGEQVSNEEAFETMTVRELQDIIPDVLPYLALEQGFRFMIDGDDYEDVWKEGA
- a CDS encoding alpha/beta fold hydrolase; protein product: MLLHYDYQAHPTSIEPTIVLIHGLFGSLTNLGILGRHFAQTHSVIQLDVRNHGQSGHSESLNYEAMASDVLETLQSLNIEKFIVIGHSMGGKIAMKLADLARDAVQKLIVLDMAPVQYLQRHHDNIFKALKAVAEQKPNSRTEATVIMREFIQEDMVIQFLMKSFNKGEWRFNVDALYEHYDDILNWEEILPVDTPALFLRGGLSHYVSKPEYFEAIQRQFKQSKIEVIEGTGHWLHAEKPQDVIRHIEEFLKN